A part of Miscanthus floridulus cultivar M001 chromosome 6, ASM1932011v1, whole genome shotgun sequence genomic DNA contains:
- the LOC136458849 gene encoding phospholipase A1-II 5-like has translation MAHMDASQGVLLSSSLVGGVKGSASWPELLGSAHWEGLLDPLDLTLRRLILLCGDLCQVTYDSFNSDSHSKYCGSCRYSRSTLFARTLFPAAADISPAAYLYGTSQASFPGGIMVFSLSREAWSKESNWIGYVSVSTDAAAAATGQRVIYVAWRGTIRTLEWVDVLKPELVSPDAILPEGDPARGHARVMEGWYLIYTSRDERSPFSKYSAREQLLAAVRELVARYKDESLSIVCTGHSLGASLATLCAFDVAVNGVSRVGGADIPVTVIVFGSPQIGNPEFKKRFEELPNLRALHVRNTPDVIPLYPSGLLGYANVGDVLAVDSKKSPYVKDDSTNLGDYHNLQGILHTVAGWNGKDGEFKLQVHRSVALVNKSSAFLNDDNLVPESWWVERNKGMVIGETGLWQLEPPAEGNLPVPPVVTGTVIDDDVAAATTTTTMASKETKTPVKDKNRPGTKLFSACFRVRGVN, from the coding sequence ATGGCACACATGGACGCGAGCCAGGGCGTCCTCCTGTCCAGCTCCCTGGTCGGCGGCGTCAAGGGCTCCGCGTCATGGCCGGAGCTGCTCGGCTCCGCGCACTGGGAGGGCCTCCTGGACCCTCTCGACCTCACGCTCCGCCGCCTCATCCTGCTCTGCGGCGACCTCTGCCAGGTCACCTACGACTCCTTCAACTCCGACTCCCACTCCAAGTACTGCGGCAGCTGCCGCTACTCCAGGTCCACGCTCTTCGCCCGCACGCTGTTCCCGGCCGCCGCCGACATCTCCCCGGCGGCGTACCTCTACGGGACCTCCCAGGCGTCGTTCCCGGGCGGCATCATGGTGTTCTCGCTCTCCCGCGAGGCATGGAGCAAGGAGTCCAACTGGATCGGCTACGTCTCCGTGTCCAcggacgccgccgcggccgccacggGCCAGCGCGTCATCTACGTGGCGTGGCGCGGCACCATCCGGACGCTGGAGTGGGTCGACGTGCTCAAGCCGGAGCTCGTCTCCCCCGACGCCATCCTGCCGGAGGGGGACCCGGCCCGCGGCCACGCCCGCGTGATGGAGGGGTGGTACCTCATCTACACCTCCAGAGACGAGCGGTCGCCCTTCTCCAAGTACAGCGCGCGGGAGCAGCTGCTCGCCGCGGTGCGCGAGCTGGTGGCCCGGTACAAGGACGAGAGCCTCAGCATCGTGTGCACGGGCCACAGCCTCGGCGCGTCGCTGGCCACGCTCTGCGCGTTCGACGTCGCGGTGAACGGCGTGTCAAGGGTCGGCGGCGCCGACATCCCCGTCACGGTCATCGTGTTCGGGAGCCCGCAGATCGGGAACCCGGAGTTCAAGAAGAGGTTCGAAGAGCTGCCCAACCTGCGGGCGCTGCACGTCCGGAACACGCCCGACGTGATCCCGCTGTATCCAAGCGGGCTCCTGGGCTACGCCAACGTCGGCGACGTCCTGGCCGTGGACTCCAAGAAGTCACCGTACGTGAAGGACGACTCCACCAACCTCGGGGACTACCACAACCTGCAGGGCATCCTGCACACGGTGGCCGGCTGGAACGGGAAGGACGGCGAGTTCAAGCTGCAGGTGCACCGCAGCGTGGCGCTGGTGAACAAGTCGTCCGCGTTCCTCAACGACGACAACCTCGTGCCGGAGTCGTGGTGGGTGGAGCGGAACAAGGGGATGGTCATCGGAGAAACCGGGCTGTGGCAGCTCGAACCGCCTGCCGAGGGGAACCTGCCCGTACCGCCGGTCGTGACCGGGACGGTCATCGATGACGATGTCGCTGCTGCCACCACAACCACTACCATGGCTAGTAAGGAGACAAAGACACCGGTCAAGGATAAGAATCGGCCCGGGACTAAGCTTTTCTCAGCATGCTTTAGAGTTAGAGGGGTCAATTAG